A DNA window from Impatiens glandulifera chromosome 7, dImpGla2.1, whole genome shotgun sequence contains the following coding sequences:
- the LOC124945475 gene encoding serine carboxypeptidase-like 42, producing the protein MGFCLGLSLSLSWVYMLMLTMCLMYYVNGYPKEDLVENLPGQPMVSFRQYSGYVDVDVEAGRSLFYYFVEAETNPDHNPLTLWLNGGPGCSSIGGGAFTELGPFFPSGDGRGLRRNSMSWNKASNLLFVESPAGVGWSYSNTTSDYVRGDDTTAMDMRMFFLKWYEKFPSFKSRALFLTGESYAGHYIPQLAVALLDYNEQSNKPNSFKFNIKGLAIGNPLLKLDQDVPATYAYFWSHGMISDEIGLTIMKDCDFKDYVFSGPHNMSSSCNNAISKADDIVGDYINNYDVILDVCYPSIVEQELRLRKMATKLSFGIDVCMEFERVFYLNMPDVQKALHANRTNLPYIWSMCSGVLNYTENDSNTNILPLMKRILQNHIPIWIFSGDQDSVVPLLGSRTLVRELAHDLGLKVTIPYSSWFHKGQVGGWVTEYGKLLTFATVRGAAHMVPYAQPSRALHLFSSVVRGHSLPNSTILKNEMFV; encoded by the exons ATGGGTTTTTGTTTGGggttgagtttgagtttgagttggGTTTATATGCTAATGCTCACCATGTGTTTGATGTATTACGTGAATGGATACCCAAAAGAGGATCTTGTGGAAAACCTCCCTGGACAGCCTATGGTTAGTTTTAGACAGTATAGTGGGTATGTTGATGTGGATGTTGAAGCTGGGAGGAGTTTGTTTTATTACTTTGTTGAAGCTGAGACTAATCCTGATCATAATCCCCTCACCCTTTGGCTTAATGGAG GTCCTGGTTGTTCATCAATTGGTGGTGGGGCTTTTACTGAATTGGGTCCTTTCTTCCCTAGTGGTGATGGTCGTGGTCTTAGGAGAAACTCCATGTCTTGGAACAAAG CATCGAATCTTCTGTTCGTCGAGTCTCCAGCTGGAGTGGGATGGTCATATTCCAACACCACTTCAGATTATGTTCGTGGAGATGATACCACAG CTATGGATATGCGTATGTTCTTTCTGAAATGGTACGAAAAGTTCCCATCTTTCAAGTCCAGAGCTTTGTTCCTCACCGGAGAAAGCTATGCAGGACATTACATTCCTCAGTTGGCTGTTGCTCTTCTAGACTATAATGAACAATCTAATAAACCTAATTCTTTCAAGTTCAACATCAAAGGACTGGCT ATTGGGAATCCACTTCTGAAACTGGATCAAGACGTCCCAGCAACATACGCCTACTTCTGGTCACATGGGATGATTTCAGATGAAATTGGACTCACTATCATGAAAGATTGTGATTTCAAAGATTATGTCTTTAGTGGTCCGCATAATATGAGTAGTTCATGTAACAATGCAATCTCTAAAGCAGACGACATTGTTGGCGACTATATAAACAATTACGACGTTATTCTTGATGTCTGCTACCCATCTATAGTTGAACAAGAATTAAGATTGCGCAAAATG GCGACGAAGCTAAGTTTTGGAATTGACGTATGCATGGAATTCGAGAGAGTGTTTTACTTAAACATGCCTGATGTTCAAAAGGCTCTTCATGCAAATCGAACTAATTTACCTTACATCTGGTCCATGTGTAGTGG AGTTCTGAATTACACTGAAAATGATTCCAACACAAACATACTTCCCTTGATGAAGAGGATACTCCAAAACCATATTCCCATCTGGATTTTcag TGGTGACCAAGATTCTGTGGTGCCATTGCTGGGATCAAGAACACTTGTACGAGAACTAGCCCATGATCTCGGGCTGAAGGTTACAATTCCATATTCTTCATGGTTTCACAAAGGACAG GTAGGGGGTTGGGTAACTGAATATGGAAAGCTATTAACTTTTGCAACTGTTAGAGGAGCTGCTCATATGGTGCCTTATGCTCAGCCATCGAGAGCTCTGCATTTGTTTTCTTCGGTTGTTCGTGGACACAGCTTGCCAAACTCGACAATCTTGAAGAATGaaatgtttgtttga
- the LOC124910048 gene encoding putative pentatricopeptide repeat-containing protein At1g56570: MTSLQLGRQVHGAVVVNGFSSDTANSNALITMYGKCGDVGDALKVFDRMLERNSITWSAVMSGYGMHGLFEDVFVVFERMICEGIVPDGITFTAVLSACSHGGEIEKGKEYFEMMEKRFGLKPSLEHYTCMVDMLVRRGRNEEAKAFIERMEDKPDDALWRAFLGTSKASRETQSK; this comes from the coding sequence ATGACGTCGTTACAACTCGGCCGGCAGGTACACGGGGCGGTTGTGGTTAATGGGTTCTCATCTGATACTGCAAATTCGAATGCTTTGATTACAATGTATGGGAAATGCGGTGATGTTGGTGATGCATTGAAGGTGTTTGATAGAATGCTTGAGAGGAATTCAATTACTTGGTCTGCTGTTATGTCTGGTTATGGAATGCATGGTTTGTTTGAGGATGTTTTTGTTGTGTTTGAGAGGATGATTTGTGAAGGGATAGTTCCGGATGGAATAACATTTACTGCGGTTTTGAGTGCTTGTAGCCATGGTGGGGAGATTGAAAAGGGGAAAGAGTATTTTGAGATGATGGAGAAGAGATTTGGTTTGAAGCCGAGTTTGGAACATTATACTTGTATGGTGGATATGTTGGTTAGAAGAGGACGAAATGAAGAAGCTAAGGCTTTCATTGAAAGAATGGAAGATAAACCAGATGATGCTCTTTGGCGGGCATTTTTGGGAACTTCTAAAGCTTCAAGAGAAACACAGAGCAAATGA
- the LOC124945046 gene encoding alcohol dehydrogenase 1, whose product MITIIRIRAAAVAWEAGKPLQIEEVEVAPPQKDEVRLKIVVTSLCHTDIYFWEAKGQTPLFPRIFGHEAAGIVESVGEGVTELQPGDHVLPVFTGECGECRHCKSEESNMCDLLRINTDRGVMINDGKSRFSINGKPIHHFLGTSTFSEYTVVHYGCVAKINPNAPLDKVCIFSCGLCTGFGAMVNVAKPTKGSTVAIFGLGAVGLAAAEGARVSGASRIIGIDLNADRFEAAKKFGCTEFLNPKDHSKPIQEVIAEMTDGGVDRSVECTGNVTAMISAFECVHDGWGVAVLVGVPNKDDMIKTSPVNFLNERTLKGTFYGNYKPRSDLPKLVEQYMNGEIEADKFITHDVPFSEINKAFEYMMRGEGLRCIIRM is encoded by the exons ATGATAACAATCATAAGGATTCGTGCAGCTGCTGTAGCATGGGAAGCAGGAAAGCCATTGCAGATTGAGGAAGTGGAAGTGGCTCCGCCGCAGAAGGATGAAGTTCGTCTCAAGATTGTTGTCACCTCTCTCTGTCACACTGACATCTACTTCTGGGAGGCCAAG GGACAAACACCACTGTTTCCTCGAATTTTCGGCCATGAAGCTGCAGG AATTGTTGAGAGTGTTGGAGAAGGCGTGACCGAACTCCAACCAGGTGACCACGTTCTTCCTGTGTTCACTGGTGAATGTGGAGAATGCCGTCattgcaagtctgaggaaagcaaCATGTGTGACCTCCTGAGGATCAACACGGACAGGGGGGTTATGATTAATGATGGCAAGTCGAGATTTTCCATTAACGGAAAGCCAATTCACCACTTTCTTGGCACCTCCACGTTTAGCGAATACACTGTGGTTCACTATGGCTGCGTTGCTAAGATCAATCCTAATGCCCCTTTAGACAAGGTTTGCATTTTCAGCTGTGGCCTATGCACTG GATTTGGGGCCATGGTTAATGTTGCAAAACCTACAAAGGGTTCTACAGTTGCTATATTTGGACTGGGAGCTGTAGGCCTTGCG GCTGCTGAAGGTGCACGAGTATCAGGGGCTTCGAGGATTATTGGAATTGATCTGAATGCGGATAGGTTCGAGGCAG CTAAGAAATTTGGTTGTACCGAATTTCTGAATCCAAAAGACCATAGCAAGCCTATTCAAGAG GTTATTGCTGAAATGACAGATGGGGGAGTGGATCGCAGCGTCGAATGTACTGGAAATGTTACCGCAATGATATCTGCATTTGAATGCGTCCATGAT GGATGGGGAGTCGCTGTTTTAGTAGGTGTGCCCAATAAGGACGATATGATCAAAACCAGCCCCGTCAACTTTCTGAATGAGAGGACACTAAAGGGTACCTTCTATGGCAACTACAAACCGCGTTCTGATCTTCCTAAACTCGTCGAACAATATATGAACGGG GAAATAGAGGCGGACAAGTTTATTACACACGATGTCCCGTTTTCAGAAATCAACAAGGCGTTTGAATACATGATGCGTGGCGAGGGCCTGCGGTGCATAATCCGCATGTAG
- the LOC124910049 gene encoding protein TRACHEARY ELEMENT DIFFERENTIATION-RELATED 6-like, translating to MASTIIVIFFFSFIGFFSCAIIAGAATFFFIIRRKQKRTEEKKTGIVRADEHLKIKESIIKGPHGSEAMTISVDDDVHFEEMAKKSEKKTVQVSGRKPLDLEEGVSSVSKH from the coding sequence ATGGCCTCCACTATCatagtcattttctttttctcttttatcgGGTTTTTCTCATGTGCAATTATCGCGGGGGCTGCCACGTTTTTCTTCATCATTAGGAGAAAGCAAAAGAGAACCGAGGAAAAGAAGACTGGTATTGTTCGTGCAGACgaacacttgaaaataaaagaGTCCATTATAAAGGGACCCCATGGTTCGGAAGCCATGACGATTTCAGTTGACGACGACGTTCATTTTGAAGAGATGGCGAAGAAAAGCGAGAAGAAGACTGTACAAGTTTCGGGGAGAAAGCCACTGGACTTGGAGGAAGGAGTATCCAGTGTCTCAAAACACTAA
- the LOC124945117 gene encoding protein trichome berefringence-like 7 produces MERIWNTDRVCSFRLINVRIMIRSFLTFILATFIWCLYLSKSSHPILKVYKIPNSDHAEEENKCNFFYGKWVYDETYPLYNASLCPFVEQGFNCLANGRRDIGYLKWRWQPNNCNIPRFDVSMILEKLRGKRVVFVGDSLSRTQWESMICMLMTGVDDKTSVYEVNGNKITKKIRNLRVRFSSYNLMVEFYRSIFLVQPSTFVSKRAPKRVKSLIQLDKLQDTSHEWLGSDVLIFNSAHWWTPTKLFEIGCYFQVGGKMKLGMPIQVAYRTALATLGNWLEKNIDSKKTQVFFRTFESAHWSQQTCNVTMEPLSEANGMENNPFSDIIRDTMNNLMIPVIAIHVTPMSAFRSDAHVGTWSDNPMVPDCSHWCLPGVPDTWNEILFAYILKPDKMKSFDY; encoded by the exons ATGGAAAGGATCTGGAATACTGATAGAGTTTGTAGTTTTCGGTTAATCAATGTAAGGATTATGATCAGATCATTTCTCACCTTCATTTTAGCTACATTTATTTGGTGTCTATATCTGTCCAAGTCCTCTCATCCAATTCTGAAGGTCTATAAGATTCCCAATTCAGATCATgcagaagaagagaataaatgCAATTTCTTTTATGGGAAATGGGTATATGATGAAACCTACCCTTTATACAATGCCTCTCTTTGCCCTTTTGTGGAACAAGGTTTCAATTGCTTAGCTAATGGAAGGAGAGATATAGGTTATCTCAAATGGAGATGGCAGCCTAATAACTGCAATATTCCAAGGTTTGATGTAAGTATGATACTTGAGAAGCTTAGGGGGAAAAGGGTTGTGTTTGTGGGCGATTCCTTGAGCAGAACACAATGGGAATCTATGATATGTATGCTTATGACAGGAGTGGATGATAAGACAAGTGTTTATGAAGTCAATGGGAATAAGATTACCAAAAAGATAAGGAATTTGCGAGTTCGTTTCAGTTCCTATAATCTAATGGTGGAATTCTATCGGTCGATTTTCTTAGTTCAACCTAGTACGTTTGTGTCGAAACGTGCTCCTAAGAGGGTGAAGTCGTTGATTCAACTTGATAAGTTGCAAGATACTAGTCATGAATGGTTAGGTTCTGATGTATTGATCTTCAATTCAGCCCATTGGTGGACACCAACCAAACTTTTTGAAAT AGGATGCTATTTCCAGGTGGGTGGAAAAATGAAACTAGGGATGCCTATACAAGTTGCTTATAGAACAGCACTAGCAACTTTGGGGAATTGGCTTGAAAAGAATATTGATTCAAAGAAGACACAAGTGTTCTTTAGAACTTTTGAGTCTGCTCATTGGAG TCAGCAGACCTGCAATGTTACAATGGAACCATTATCGGAAGCGAATGGAATGGAAAATAATCCGTTTTCAGATATTATAAGGGACACGATGAATAATTTGATGATACCGGTTATAGCTATTCATGTAACTCCAATGAGTGCTTTCAGGAGTGATGCACATGTGGGTACATGGAGTGATAATCCAATGGTTCCCGATTGTAGTCATTGGTGTTTGCCTGGAGTACCCGACACTTGGAACGAAATTCTTTTTGCTTATATTTTGAAGCCTGACAAAATGAAGAGTTTCGACTATTGA
- the LOC124945879 gene encoding pentatricopeptide repeat-containing protein At5g59600 — protein MSSVSHFQTPPELSSSEFYTNLIERCQRYQRLRPGKVLHAQLIINGMAQLTHFASKLIIFYVECKQIFHAHHLFDKIPKSNIRGWTVLIGAYARHGFHKEAIQLFFNMQKEGIVKPNQFIIPSVLKACGNLHDSVTGASLHSLILKQDFITDPFVTSSLIDMYAKCGHIENARQVFDGSDGEDLVAFNSMVSGYVQHQMVKEAFSLVKKMQLLGPKPNVWTYNTLISGFSQAGDDQMLVELFQSMRADGIEPGIVSWTSIISGFIQNFRNKEAFSTFRQMIGVGIYPNSFTISSLISGCANSSNVKHGKEIHAYAILIGVESDSYTRTALLDMYAKCGYIYETRSLFSKTSELERSSVTWNTMIFACANNGHGQESIELFNRMVKEEPEKVDHLTLTAVLTACSHEGEVELGRQLFCEINGKFKIRPRLEHYACLVDLLGRGGKVDEAYELIKNMPMKADLFVWGALLGACRQNGNVDLAEIAAKNLRGLEPESVGGSLLLSNVYADVGSWSSAAKVKKMIKKNKFLNFPGSSWM, from the coding sequence ATGTCATCTGTTTCCCATTTCCAAACACCGCCTGAATTATCATCGTCTGAGTTCTACACAAATCTCATTGAACGATGCCAACGTTATCAACGACTGCGACCCGGAAAGGTTCTTCACGCTCAATTAATCATAAATGGAATGGCTCAACTGACCCACTTCGCCTCCAAGCTAATCATCTTCTACGTCGAATGCAAACAGATTTTCCATGCCCACCACCTGTTCGACAAAATTCCCAAGTCAAATATCCGCGGTTGGACCGTCCTTATTGGCGCATATGCTCGACATGGTTTTCACAAGGAAGCTATACAACTCTTCTTTAATATGCAAAAGGAAGGAATAGTAAAGCCCAACCAGTTTATCATTCCAAGTGTTCTTAAAGCTTGTGGAAACCTTCATGATTCAGTAACAGGGGCAAGTCTACATTCTCTAATCCTTAAACAAGACTTCATAACTGACCCTTTTGTCACTTCCTCATTGATAGACATGTATGCAAAATGCGGTCATATCGAAAATGCAAGACAGGTATTTGATGGTTCAGATGGAGAAGATCTAGTAGCTTTTAATTCAATGGTATCTGGATATGTTCAACACCAAATGGTTAAAGAAGCTTTCTCATTGGTCAAGAAAATGCAGCTTCTCGGGCCAAAACCAAACGTTTGGACATATAACACATTGATTTCTGGTTTTTCCCAAGCAGGGGATGATCAAATGTTGGTCGAATTATTCCAATCTATGCGTGCAGATGGCATCGAGCCTGGGATCGTATCCTGGACCTCGATAATTTCCGGGTTTATTCAGAACTTTCGAAATAAAGAAGCTTTTTCCACATTCAGACAAATGATAGGAGTTGGTATATATCCCAATTCATTCACAATAAGCAGTCTGATATCCGGTTGTGCGAATTCCTCAAACGTTAAACATGGGAAGGAGATTCACGCCTATGCTATTTTAATTGGGGTTGAATCAGATTCATATACAAGGACTGCTTTACTAGATATGTATGCAAAATGCGGTTACATATACGAAACAAGATCATTATTCTCGAAAACATCAGAGCTGGAGAGGAGCAGTGTGACATGGAATACAATGATTTTCGCCTGCGCAAATAACGGGCATGGGCAAGAATCAATAGAACTGTTCAACAGGATGGTAAAGGAGGAGCCGGAGAAAGTTGACCATTTGACATTGACAGCGGTTCTAACAGCTTGTAGCCATGAAGGAGAGGTTGAATTAGGAAGACAACTGTTTTGTGAGATTAATGGTAAGTTTAAGATTAGGCCGAGGTTAGAGCATTATGCTTGTTTGGTTGATCTTCTTGGAAGAGGTGGAAAAGTTGACGAAGCTTATGAGTTGATTAAGAACATGCCTATGAAAGCCGATTTGTTTGTGTGGGGAGCGTTGTTGGGGGCTTGTAGACAGAATGGGAATGTAGATTTGGCAGAAATTGCTGCAAAGAACTTGCGGGGGCTTGAACCGGAAAGTGTTGGCGGCAGTTTGTTGCTGTCTAATGTTTATGCTGACGTTGGAAGCTGGAGTAGTGCTGCTAAAGTCAAGAAGATGATTAAGAAGAATAAGTTTCTAAATTTTCCAGGTTCTAGCTGGATGTAG
- the LOC124944442 gene encoding protein trichome berefringence-like 7 isoform X2 → MKGVLGLSSLVYLRPNLKRVLVSFTHFADKIWTFLLIGSFLSIFLASSCWYLFSSNSHQPFLKNYEILNSNHSKEKGFNCLANGRNDIGYLKWRWKPNNCEIPKLNVLSVLEKLRGKRVVFVGDSLGRTQWESMICMLMEGIEDKRSVYEVNGNKITKQIRHLSVRFSTYNLMIEFYRSIFLVQPNAIVPKHSPKRVRSTIQLDKLDNLSNEWVDSDFLIFNSAHWWTPTKLFEMGCYFQIGGKLKLGMSLHDAFRTAVTTWGNWIQNSIEPNRTMVFFRTFESSHWSGKTCKVTKQPLVRTRGREHNLFSDIVMKSLKDLSVSVTSLRVTQMGAFRSDAHVGIWSDNPTVADCSHWCLPGLPETWNEILFAYVVKQDGICKYFIFH, encoded by the exons ATGAAGGGTGTTTTAGGTTTGAGTTCACTAGTGTATTTGAGGCCTAATCTCAAAAGGGTTTTAGTTTCCTTCACTCATTTTGCTGACAAAATATGGACTTTTCTTCTGATTGGATCATTTCTGTCAATTTTTTTAGCATCTTCTTGTTGGTACCTATTTTCATCCAATTCCCATCAACCATTTCTCAAGAACTATGAGATTCTTAATTCAAATCATTCAAAGG AAAAGGGTTTTAATTGTTTAGCTAATGGGAGAAACGATATTGGTTATTTGAAATGGAGATGGAAGCCAAACAACTGCGAAATTCCAAAGTTGAATGTTCTCAGTGTTCTTGAGAAGCTTAGAGGGAAAAGGGTTGTGTTTGTTGGTGATTCTTTGGGTAGAACTCAATGGGAATCGATGATATGTATGTTAATGGAAGGAATAGAAGATAAGAGAAGTGTGTATGAAGTAAATGGGAATAAGATTACTAAACAGATAAGGCATTTGTCTGTTCGTTTCAGTACATACAATCTTATGATAGAATTCTATCGTTCTATCTTCCTTGTGCAGCCTAACGCGATTGTACCTAAGCATTCTCCGAAGAGGGTTAGATCGACAATTCAGCTCGATAAATTGGATAATTTGAGTAATGAATGGGTTGATTCTGATTTCTTGATCTTTAATTCAGCTCATTGGTGGACACCAACAAAGCTTTTTGAAAT GGGGTGTTATTTCCAAATAGGTGGGAAATTGAAGCTTGGAATGTCTCTTCATGATGCTTTTAGAACAGCAGTTACAACTTGGGGGAATTGGATTCAAAATAGTATTGAACCAAATAGGACGATGGTATTCTTTCGAACATTCGAATCTTCTCATTGGAG TGGGAAGACCTGCAAAGTGACGAAACAGCCTCTAGTAAGAACAAGAGGACGGGAACATAATTTGTTCTCTGATATTGTAATGAAATCGTTGAAGGATTTGTCGGTTTCTGTGACTTCTCTTCGTGTAACACAAATGGGTGCATTTCGGAGTGATGCCCATGTTGGTATTTGGAGCGATAACCCGACTGTTGCAGATTGTAGCCATTGGTGCCTGCCCGGACTGCCCGAGACATGGAACGAGATCCTTTTTGCTTATGTTGTAAAACAGGACGGAATTtgtaagtattttatttttcattga
- the LOC124944442 gene encoding protein trichome berefringence-like 7 isoform X1, whose product MKGVLGLSSLVYLRPNLKRVLVSFTHFADKIWTFLLIGSFLSIFLASSCWYLFSSNSHQPFLKNYEILNSNHSKGICDFFDGRWVYDETHYPLYNASQCPFAEKGFNCLANGRNDIGYLKWRWKPNNCEIPKLNVLSVLEKLRGKRVVFVGDSLGRTQWESMICMLMEGIEDKRSVYEVNGNKITKQIRHLSVRFSTYNLMIEFYRSIFLVQPNAIVPKHSPKRVRSTIQLDKLDNLSNEWVDSDFLIFNSAHWWTPTKLFEMGCYFQIGGKLKLGMSLHDAFRTAVTTWGNWIQNSIEPNRTMVFFRTFESSHWSGKTCKVTKQPLVRTRGREHNLFSDIVMKSLKDLSVSVTSLRVTQMGAFRSDAHVGIWSDNPTVADCSHWCLPGLPETWNEILFAYVVKQDGICKYFIFH is encoded by the exons ATGAAGGGTGTTTTAGGTTTGAGTTCACTAGTGTATTTGAGGCCTAATCTCAAAAGGGTTTTAGTTTCCTTCACTCATTTTGCTGACAAAATATGGACTTTTCTTCTGATTGGATCATTTCTGTCAATTTTTTTAGCATCTTCTTGTTGGTACCTATTTTCATCCAATTCCCATCAACCATTTCTCAAGAACTATGAGATTCTTAATTCAAATCATTCAAAGGGTATATGTGATTTCTTTGATGGGAGATGGGTTTATGATGAAACACATTACCCTTTATACAATGCATCTCAATGCCCGTTTGCAGAAAAGGGTTTTAATTGTTTAGCTAATGGGAGAAACGATATTGGTTATTTGAAATGGAGATGGAAGCCAAACAACTGCGAAATTCCAAAGTTGAATGTTCTCAGTGTTCTTGAGAAGCTTAGAGGGAAAAGGGTTGTGTTTGTTGGTGATTCTTTGGGTAGAACTCAATGGGAATCGATGATATGTATGTTAATGGAAGGAATAGAAGATAAGAGAAGTGTGTATGAAGTAAATGGGAATAAGATTACTAAACAGATAAGGCATTTGTCTGTTCGTTTCAGTACATACAATCTTATGATAGAATTCTATCGTTCTATCTTCCTTGTGCAGCCTAACGCGATTGTACCTAAGCATTCTCCGAAGAGGGTTAGATCGACAATTCAGCTCGATAAATTGGATAATTTGAGTAATGAATGGGTTGATTCTGATTTCTTGATCTTTAATTCAGCTCATTGGTGGACACCAACAAAGCTTTTTGAAAT GGGGTGTTATTTCCAAATAGGTGGGAAATTGAAGCTTGGAATGTCTCTTCATGATGCTTTTAGAACAGCAGTTACAACTTGGGGGAATTGGATTCAAAATAGTATTGAACCAAATAGGACGATGGTATTCTTTCGAACATTCGAATCTTCTCATTGGAG TGGGAAGACCTGCAAAGTGACGAAACAGCCTCTAGTAAGAACAAGAGGACGGGAACATAATTTGTTCTCTGATATTGTAATGAAATCGTTGAAGGATTTGTCGGTTTCTGTGACTTCTCTTCGTGTAACACAAATGGGTGCATTTCGGAGTGATGCCCATGTTGGTATTTGGAGCGATAACCCGACTGTTGCAGATTGTAGCCATTGGTGCCTGCCCGGACTGCCCGAGACATGGAACGAGATCCTTTTTGCTTATGTTGTAAAACAGGACGGAATTtgtaagtattttatttttcattga
- the LOC124944893 gene encoding probable glucuronosyltransferase Os03g0107900, producing MGSLSNNNKRLFGHNQTTPCTRIHQIGALAIVVTTFFLTRFFDQSSFSSCNPNSADLSNQERRHAVHFSETGSLSWPERGYGSDISLKVYVYDENEIDGLGVLMRGRDGKISADSCVKGQWGTQVKIHRMLLESRYRTRIKEEADLFFVPAYAKCVRMMGGLTDKEINQTYVKVLSQMPYFRLSGGRDHIFVFPSGAGAHLFRSWATYLNRSIILTPEGDRTDKRDTSAFNTWKDIIIPGNVDDGMTKIGSGLVKPIPLSKRKYLANFLGRAQGKAGRLQLIELAKQYPDKLESPELAFSGPNKLGRSQYFEHLANAKFCLAPRGESSWTLRFYESFFVECVPVVISDQVELPFQNVIDYTQISIKWPWNRIGSQLLQYLESIPDKEIERMISNGRRVRCLWVYYHGRESTSSCSAFNGVMWELQRKVRRFHQSTETFWLHNGTVVNRDLVEFRKWKPPMPLP from the exons ATGGGAAGCTTAAGCAACAACAACAAGAGACTCTTCGGCCATAATCAAACCACTCCTTGCACGCGTATTCACCAGATCGGTGCCCTAGCTATCGTCGTCACTACCTTCTTCCTCACTAGATTCTTCGATCAATCCTCTTTCTCGTCTTGCAACCCTAATTCCGCCGATTTATCAAATCAAGAACGTCGTCACGCGGTTCATTTTTCTGAAACCGGATCTCTCTCTTGGCCGGAAAGAGGATACGGTTCAGATATCTCACTCAAAGTATATGTTTACGATGAGAACGAGATTGATGGTTTAGGAGTTCTAATGCGCGGCCGCGACGGCAAGATCTCCGCCGATTCTTGTGTTAAAGGTCAATGGGGAACTCAG GTTAAAATTCATAGGATGCTTTTAGAATCAAGGTATAGAACAAGAATCAAAGAGGAGGCAGATCTTTTCTTTGTGCCTGCTTATGCTAAATGTGTCCGTATGATGGGTGGTTTAACTGATAAAGAGATTAACCAGACTTATGTGAAG GTATTGAGTCAAATGCCGTATTTCAGGCTATCTGGAGGCCGCGATCATATCTTCGTTTTTCCAAG TGGTGCTGGAGCTCACTTGTTTAGATCCTGGGCTACATACTTAAATCGCTCTATAATACTCACTCCGGAG GGTGACAGAACAGATAAACGAGATACGAGTGCATTCAATACGTGGAAAGATATCATTATACCTGGAAATGTTGATGATGGAATGACGAAAATTGGATCTGGGTTAGTGAAACCTATACCTTTATCAAAGAGGAAATATTTGGCTAACTTTTTGGGCCGAGCTCAGGGGAAGGCTGGTCGCCTTCAATTGATTGAACTTGCTAAGCAATACCCAGATAAG TTGGAATCACCAGAGTTGGCTTTCAGTGGCCCTAATAAATTGGGTAGGAGTCAGTACTTTGAACACCTAGCCAATGCTAAGTTCTGCCTAGCACCACGTGGCGAATCCTCGTGGACTTTGCGCTTTTACGAGTCTTTCTTTGTg GAGTGTGTCCCTGTTGTCATATCGGATCAAGTGGAGTTGCCGTTTCAGAATGTTATCGATTACACGCAGATATCGATTAAATGGCCATGGAATCGTATAGGATCCCAACTTTTGCAGTACCTAGAATCAATACCGG ATAAAGAAATCGAGAGGATGATTTCTAATGGTAGACGAGTGAGATGCTTATGGGTTTATTATCATGGTCGCGAATCAACGTCGTCTTGCTCTGCTTTCAACGGGGTGATGTGGGAACTTCAGAGGAAAGTGAGGCGATTTCACCAGTCAACTGAGACCTTTTGGTTGCATAATGGAACCGTGGTGAATAGAGATTTGGTTGAGTTCAGAAAATGGAAGCCTCCAATGCCTCTACCCTGA